One Chloroflexota bacterium genomic region harbors:
- a CDS encoding adenylate/guanylate cyclase domain-containing protein, translating into MAERRVVSVLFADLIGFTPFAEERDAEEVRDTLSRYFDLASDVIRRYGGTVEKFIGDAVMAVWGAPTAHEDDAERAVRAGLDLVDAVRSLGPTVQARAAVLTGEAAVTLGAINQGMVAGDLVNTASRLQSVAPPGSVLVGESTQRAAGRAIAFEEAGEHVLKGKSAPVPAWRALRLVAEVGGRNRAEGLEAPFVGRDDELRLLKELFLATGRESRIRLVSVIGPAGIGKSRLAWEFLKYVDGLVGDTWWHSGRSPAFGEGITFWALGEMVRGRCGLVETDDEPTTRSKVRTAIRQWITDEREQEWVEGALLSLLGVESSGGSEELFAAWRTFFERIAAHAPVVMVFEDLHFADSGTLDFIDHLQEWSRGLPIYVVTLARPELLEKRSDWGAGKRSFTSLYLEPLPEAAMREMLAGLIPGLPDRAAAAIVARADGIPLYAVETVRMLLAEGRLTEKDGVYAPVGDLTELAVPQTLTALVAARLDGLEPADRSLVHDAAVLGQSFTTDGLAAVSGVATDLEPRLTALVHQELFTRDTDPRSPERGQYAFVQALIREVAYNTLAKPDRKARHLAAARYFESLGSDELAGALAGHYLAAHASAAAGPEADALAVQARIALRAAADRAVALGAHDQAVAFLDQALTVTTDPAEQGDIIERAASSATTAARYVHAEALCRQAIDLYRGLGDRVGVARATTALGSALLYNAQAEAAINLLEPASAEFADLAPDPVVVALDGMLLNALGFGERFSQALGVAERVLEAAEHRGLTEVLADALLAKGATLAALGRVREGIGIIKAGEDLARDAGLTALHLRGIISRTFFELEIDNRRALAGMREGLELARRTGERRIMLRFANNVGFTAYLGGEWDEAIATLEGPLAEDLEPNHRVGLLGNALVVRASRGESIADGLAELDRLAGGSNDVGLASLRLSVFDARGSEAFAAGRFEDARTAWLRVVELDTTQGPSYYYQAARAGLWDRDLDAARSDLRALDGTGVHGGVVEIRRATIRAGLAALEGRPREAAAAYREAIRDFEDQHLAFDAALTALDMTAFVGISEPEVGPIAAAARAFFARVGARPFVERLDATVETADSAGPATDGMPVDGAALTVTASSAASVSALPAE; encoded by the coding sequence TCCGCAGCCTGGGCCCGACCGTCCAGGCCCGTGCGGCGGTGTTGACTGGCGAGGCGGCCGTCACGCTGGGCGCCATCAACCAGGGCATGGTGGCGGGCGACCTTGTGAACACCGCATCACGCCTCCAGTCGGTGGCACCTCCCGGATCGGTCCTGGTGGGGGAGTCGACCCAGCGTGCGGCGGGCCGGGCCATCGCCTTCGAGGAAGCGGGCGAGCATGTCCTCAAGGGAAAGTCGGCCCCGGTGCCGGCCTGGCGGGCGCTGCGCCTGGTGGCCGAAGTCGGCGGCCGAAACCGCGCCGAGGGCCTTGAGGCACCATTCGTCGGGCGCGATGACGAGTTGCGGCTGTTGAAGGAGCTGTTCCTCGCGACCGGCCGCGAGTCTCGGATCCGGCTTGTATCGGTCATCGGCCCGGCGGGAATCGGAAAGTCGCGGCTGGCCTGGGAGTTCCTGAAATACGTGGACGGCCTGGTCGGTGACACGTGGTGGCACAGCGGTCGGTCTCCCGCCTTTGGCGAGGGCATCACCTTCTGGGCACTGGGCGAGATGGTTCGCGGCCGCTGCGGGCTGGTCGAGACCGATGACGAACCAACCACCCGGAGCAAGGTGCGAACCGCGATCCGGCAGTGGATCACCGATGAACGCGAGCAGGAGTGGGTCGAAGGGGCACTGCTTTCGCTGCTCGGAGTGGAGTCAAGCGGCGGGTCCGAGGAGCTGTTTGCGGCGTGGCGCACGTTCTTCGAGCGTATCGCGGCCCACGCGCCGGTGGTCATGGTTTTCGAGGATCTCCACTTCGCCGATTCAGGGACCCTGGACTTCATCGACCACCTCCAGGAATGGAGCCGTGGCCTACCGATCTATGTTGTCACCCTGGCCCGTCCCGAGCTCCTGGAGAAGCGGTCGGACTGGGGGGCCGGCAAGCGCAGCTTCACGTCGCTGTACCTCGAGCCGCTGCCCGAAGCCGCCATGCGCGAGATGCTCGCCGGCCTCATCCCAGGTCTCCCGGACCGCGCGGCGGCGGCCATCGTGGCCCGGGCGGACGGCATCCCGCTGTACGCGGTGGAGACGGTTCGCATGCTCCTGGCCGAGGGGCGCCTGACCGAAAAGGACGGCGTCTACGCCCCGGTCGGGGATCTCACCGAGCTCGCCGTGCCCCAGACGCTCACCGCCCTTGTGGCCGCCCGCCTGGACGGGTTGGAGCCTGCCGATCGGTCTCTCGTCCACGACGCCGCCGTTCTGGGGCAGTCCTTCACGACGGACGGCCTGGCGGCCGTGTCCGGCGTGGCCACCGACCTGGAGCCGCGGCTGACAGCGCTGGTCCACCAGGAGCTGTTCACGCGGGACACCGATCCGCGGTCGCCCGAACGCGGGCAGTACGCGTTCGTCCAGGCCCTCATCCGCGAGGTCGCCTATAACACGCTGGCCAAGCCGGACCGCAAGGCCCGTCATCTGGCCGCCGCTCGCTACTTCGAGTCGCTGGGCTCCGATGAGCTGGCAGGTGCCCTCGCGGGCCACTATCTCGCCGCCCATGCCAGCGCCGCGGCCGGTCCAGAGGCCGATGCACTGGCCGTCCAGGCGCGGATCGCGCTCCGGGCAGCGGCTGACCGAGCGGTAGCCCTGGGGGCCCACGACCAGGCCGTCGCATTCCTGGACCAGGCCCTGACCGTGACCACTGATCCTGCCGAGCAGGGTGACATCATCGAGCGAGCGGCCTCGTCAGCGACCACCGCCGCGCGCTACGTGCACGCAGAAGCCCTTTGCCGGCAGGCCATCGACCTGTACCGCGGCCTGGGCGACCGGGTCGGAGTGGCCCGTGCGACCACTGCCCTCGGCTCCGCACTGCTGTACAACGCTCAGGCGGAGGCTGCCATCAATCTCCTCGAGCCCGCTTCGGCTGAGTTCGCCGACCTGGCTCCCGATCCCGTCGTCGTCGCGCTGGACGGGATGCTCCTCAACGCCCTGGGTTTCGGGGAACGGTTTTCGCAGGCGCTGGGCGTGGCCGAGCGTGTGCTCGAGGCCGCGGAGCACCGCGGCCTCACCGAAGTGCTGGCGGATGCCCTCCTCGCCAAGGGAGCGACCCTGGCCGCTCTGGGCCGCGTCCGGGAGGGGATCGGAATCATCAAGGCCGGCGAGGACCTCGCGCGCGATGCCGGGCTCACCGCCTTGCACCTGCGCGGGATCATCTCGCGAACGTTCTTCGAGCTCGAGATCGATAACCGGCGAGCCCTGGCCGGCATGCGGGAGGGACTAGAGCTGGCTCGCCGCACGGGCGAGCGCCGGATCATGCTGCGGTTCGCCAACAACGTCGGTTTCACCGCCTACCTCGGCGGCGAATGGGACGAGGCCATCGCAACCTTGGAAGGACCGCTGGCCGAGGACCTGGAACCGAACCATCGGGTTGGGCTGCTGGGAAACGCCCTCGTGGTACGGGCTTCGCGAGGGGAGTCGATCGCGGATGGGCTTGCCGAGCTCGATCGGCTGGCGGGTGGGAGCAATGATGTCGGCTTGGCATCGTTGAGATTGTCGGTGTTCGACGCCAGGGGCAGCGAAGCCTTCGCGGCTGGTCGTTTCGAAGATGCTCGCACCGCATGGCTTCGCGTGGTGGAGCTCGACACCACCCAGGGCCCCTCGTATTACTACCAGGCAGCACGGGCCGGGCTCTGGGACCGCGACCTCGATGCAGCCCGGTCCGACTTACGGGCCCTGGACGGAACCGGCGTCCATGGCGGGGTCGTTGAGATCCGCCGCGCGACCATCCGTGCCGGTCTGGCCGCCCTCGAGGGTCGGCCCCGCGAGGCCGCTGCCGCCTACCGAGAAGCGATCCGCGACTTCGAGGACCAGCATCTCGCCTTCGACGCCGCCCTGACCGCCCTCGACATGACCGCCTTCGTGGGAATCTCGGAACCAGAAGTAGGCCCGATCGCGGCCGCTGCACGAGCGTTCTTTGCCCGCGTCGGAGCCAGGCCGTTCGTCGAACGGCTCGATGCCACGGTAGAGACTGCGGACAGCGCGGGTCCGGCGACGGATGGGATGCCGGTCGATGGCGCCGCGTTGACTGTTACGGCCAGCTCGGCGGCATCGGTCAGCGCGCTTCCAGCCGAATAA
- a CDS encoding RNA polymerase sigma factor, protein MQNDLVVRASAGDHAAFSQLAAAAIGGLYRVAHLILRDGDLANDAVQNALIAAWQDIRALRDPDRFDAWLHRLTVRACYRVARKERHRAFTEVQLVPMHEVPSVDDDQRLLAVRDQLERGFRHLSAEERAVLVLHYYLDLPLAEAADMMGIPLGTMKSRLNRATQALRAALDAQDRASAVSTGGIA, encoded by the coding sequence ATGCAGAACGATCTGGTGGTACGGGCGTCAGCCGGCGACCATGCCGCGTTCTCCCAGCTGGCAGCTGCTGCAATCGGCGGGCTGTACCGCGTCGCCCACCTGATCCTGCGGGATGGCGACCTTGCCAACGACGCCGTCCAGAACGCCCTGATCGCCGCCTGGCAGGACATTCGAGCTCTGCGCGACCCCGACCGCTTCGACGCCTGGCTGCACCGGCTGACGGTGCGCGCCTGCTACCGCGTCGCACGCAAGGAGCGGCATCGGGCCTTCACGGAGGTGCAGCTGGTGCCGATGCACGAGGTTCCATCGGTCGACGATGACCAGCGCCTGCTGGCGGTTCGCGATCAGCTTGAGCGCGGCTTTCGGCACCTATCGGCGGAGGAGCGGGCCGTACTCGTGCTCCATTACTACCTCGACCTGCCGTTGGCGGAGGCTGCCGACATGATGGGCATTCCGCTGGGCACCATGAAATCGCGACTCAACCGCGCCACCCAGGCGCTTCGGGCTGCGCTCGATGCGCAGGATCGGGCTTCGGCAGTCTCGACGGGAGGCATCGCATGA